Proteins from a single region of Anaerolineales bacterium:
- a CDS encoding stage II sporulation protein E — translation MEIKLAVAKINKYATSESGDSVEVVERPNGGISVVMADGQSSGKGAKQVSSLVVRKVIFLLSEGVRDGAAARAASDYLFTERKGKVSATLNIVSIDLQTVTMVITRNNPLPVFIASNEEICAFDDECNPIGIYRDTRPLINELPLEPGLTVVLFTDGLIYAGSRSGESLNIKEFLESHIEEQPNPQELADQLLSDAMQLDRGRPVDDISVVVIQVTGQHVDGVRRMTVQLPLQT, via the coding sequence ATGGAAATTAAACTGGCTGTTGCAAAAATCAACAAGTATGCCACTTCTGAGAGCGGTGATTCAGTCGAAGTGGTCGAACGGCCAAATGGGGGCATTTCGGTCGTCATGGCCGATGGACAGAGTTCAGGCAAGGGTGCCAAGCAAGTATCATCGCTGGTGGTGAGGAAGGTTATTTTCCTGCTGTCGGAAGGGGTTCGCGATGGGGCCGCCGCCAGGGCTGCCTCTGATTACCTCTTCACCGAACGTAAGGGGAAAGTCTCCGCAACGCTCAACATCGTCTCCATCGACCTGCAGACTGTCACGATGGTGATCACCAGGAATAATCCATTGCCGGTTTTCATTGCGTCAAATGAAGAAATCTGTGCATTCGATGATGAATGCAATCCAATCGGAATTTATCGCGATACTCGTCCCTTGATCAATGAATTGCCGCTTGAACCCGGGTTGACGGTGGTCCTGTTTACCGACGGGTTGATCTATGCTGGGTCACGCAGTGGTGAAAGTCTGAATATCAAGGAGTTTTTAGAATCGCACATTGAGGAACAACCCAACCCACAGGAGTTGGCTGACCAGCTGCTGTCTGATGCGATGCAGCTCGACCGTGGCCGACCAGTGGATGACATCTCCGTGGTGGTCATCCAGGTCACCGGCCAGCATGTGGACGGGGTGCGACGCATGACCGTCCAGCTTCCCTTGCAAACCTGA